The DNA sequence GGCTCCTCAGCCTGATCAAGGAGCGCACCGACCGGACCGTGGAGGCCGGGACCGTCCGCGGCAAGGACCTGCTGCACAACTCCATCGGCGGTGGCTTCCCGCTGGTCATCGGCACGCCGTCCGACGTCGCGTCGACGCTCGTCGAGTGGTTCGACAAGGACGCCGCCGACGGGTTCAACATCCAGTCGCCGTTCATGCTCGACCAGCTCGAGCTGTTCACCTCGCAGGTCGTGCCGATCCTGCAGGACAAGGGCGTGTTCCGGACCGACTACGAGGCGGACACGTTCCGCGGTCACTTCGGCCTGCCGGTCCCGCCGAACCAGTTCGCAGAGGAGGTGTCGCGATGAGCGAGAAGAAGAAGCTGCGGATCGGGCTGGCCGCATACGGCACCGGCTGGGACCTGTCGGGCTGGCGCCTGCCGGAGGCCACCAACCGCGGGCTCGTCGACCCGAGCGTGATCGTCGACGTCGCCCGGACCGCCGAGCGGGGGAAGCTGGACTACGTCTTCGCGGGCAGCGCGCTGGGCAGCGAGCCCGACCGGCTCAACCGGATCTTCCGATGGGACAACTTCGTCTATGCCGGCTACGCGGCCGCCGTCACCACGAAGCTCGGCTTTCTGATGTCGGTCAACAGCTCGTTCGAGCACCCGTACGCGGTCGCCCGCCAACTCGCGACGCTCGACAGGTTCAACGGCGGCCGCACCGCCCTCAACGTCGTCTTCGGAATCGACCGCGAGGGCGACCCCGCACTCAACTACGGCAAGAACCCCGTACCCACCGAGCAGTCCAAGTACGCCCGGGCGCGCGAGTTCACCGAGGTGCTCAACCGGCTGCTCTACGAGAGCTGGGACGAGGACTTCCTGCTCGACGACAAGGCCGCGGGCGTCCTGGTCAAGCCGGGCAGCTGGCACCGGATCCACCACCAGGGCGAGCACTTCGAGGTCCGCGGGCCGCTGAACGTCCCGCGCCCGGTGCAGCAGCGGATCCCCAACGTCCACGTCGGCCTGTCCGAGGAGTCCCTCCAGTACGGCGCAGACCTCGCGCAGATCCGGTTCTCGCCATACTTCGGGCTGGAGCGGGGGAAGGCGGAGTACCGCAGCCTCAAGGGCCGTGTGGCCGCGGCGGGCCGGGACCCCGAGAAGTTCAAGATCATCCCGGGCGCGACCTTCTACGTCGCCGGCACGTCGCGCGAGGCTCGCGCCAAGTTCCGGGAGGTCGTCTCGCTCCAGGCGACGGAGGAGATCCCGGAGGTCTTCTCCAAGGCCCTCGGCGTGGACCTGTCCCGCGTGTCTGCTGGCGAGCGGGTGCTCGACGTCGTCGACGTGGACACCATCGACGCCGACGCGCTGGACGC is a window from the Xylanimonas ulmi genome containing:
- a CDS encoding NtaA/DmoA family FMN-dependent monooxygenase (This protein belongs to a clade of FMN-dependent monooxygenases, within a broader family of flavin-dependent oxidoreductases, the luciferase-like monooxygenase (LMM) family, some of whose members use coenzyme F420 rather than FMN.) is translated as MSEKKKLRIGLAAYGTGWDLSGWRLPEATNRGLVDPSVIVDVARTAERGKLDYVFAGSALGSEPDRLNRIFRWDNFVYAGYAAAVTTKLGFLMSVNSSFEHPYAVARQLATLDRFNGGRTALNVVFGIDREGDPALNYGKNPVPTEQSKYARAREFTEVLNRLLYESWDEDFLLDDKAAGVLVKPGSWHRIHHQGEHFEVRGPLNVPRPVQQRIPNVHVGLSEESLQYGADLAQIRFSPYFGLERGKAEYRSLKGRVAAAGRDPEKFKIIPGATFYVAGTSREARAKFREVVSLQATEEIPEVFSKALGVDLSRVSAGERVLDVVDVDTIDADALDAFFSGMARRSPSVVRDARALVRQVLSTQLGEEATFEDLYQYLLRSRDDQQPALVGDANHIADWLEENLEEGVLDGIQVFPPYHRGPADAFVDLVVPELQRRGIFRTEYEAGTFQGLLDTDNG